In Spirochaetota bacterium, the following are encoded in one genomic region:
- a CDS encoding CoA-disulfide reductase, producing MGDKLRIVIIGGVAGGASAAARARRLSEDAAITIIEKGPYVSFANCGLPYHIGGVIPDRAHLLIQTPRSLKDRFNITVRTGTEAVAIDRAAHTVTLADAAGGGNETIPYDRLILSPGADAFRPPMPGVDLPSVFTLQTIPDMDAVLSFIAREGVRSATIIGGGFIGLEAAENLALRGIAVSIVEADSQVMPPLDPEMAELLHQHLAVKGIALHLGRKAAGITHNGKLAVISFEDGGTLESGMVILSIGVRPRTKLARDAGLAIGATGGIAVDEGMRTSDPEIYAIGDAIEVVNPVTGLPGYVPLAGPANRQGRIAADRIFGRDSKYRGTLGTSICKVFDLAAGGTGASEKLLRKAGRDFRKIYIHAGNHASYYPGAFPVALKLMFDPATGTILGAQAVGTEGVDKRIDVLATAMSAGLTVYDLEHLELSYAPPFGSAKDPVNMAGFTAANLLRGDHRAIQPEDLHDLDPARDVLLDVRTVDEFKADNIDGSINIPVNELRARMGELPRGGRIIAYCAVGLRGYVAQRMLSLSGFDAVNLSGGFKTWLMANGQLSGAAGKPVPETFRPSE from the coding sequence ATGGGAGATAAACTTCGCATCGTAATAATAGGCGGCGTGGCGGGCGGCGCGTCCGCAGCCGCGCGGGCGCGGCGGCTTTCCGAGGACGCCGCGATCACCATCATAGAGAAGGGACCGTACGTGAGTTTCGCGAACTGCGGCCTCCCCTACCATATCGGGGGCGTCATTCCGGACAGGGCGCACCTGCTCATCCAGACGCCCCGCTCCCTGAAAGACCGGTTCAACATCACCGTGCGCACCGGGACCGAGGCCGTCGCCATCGACCGGGCCGCGCACACGGTTACGCTCGCGGACGCCGCAGGGGGCGGGAATGAGACCATACCCTACGACAGGCTCATCCTTTCGCCGGGTGCGGATGCGTTCAGGCCGCCCATGCCGGGCGTCGACCTCCCGTCGGTGTTCACGCTCCAGACCATCCCCGACATGGACGCGGTGCTTTCCTTCATCGCGCGCGAGGGCGTGCGCAGCGCGACGATAATCGGCGGCGGGTTTATCGGGCTCGAGGCCGCGGAGAACCTGGCCCTCCGGGGGATCGCCGTGAGCATCGTGGAGGCCGACAGCCAGGTCATGCCGCCGCTCGACCCGGAGATGGCGGAGCTGCTTCACCAGCACCTGGCGGTCAAGGGCATCGCGCTGCACCTGGGGCGCAAGGCCGCCGGAATTACGCATAACGGAAAATTGGCGGTAATCTCGTTCGAGGACGGGGGTACGCTCGAATCCGGGATGGTCATTCTTTCCATTGGGGTGCGTCCCCGTACGAAGCTCGCGCGGGACGCGGGACTCGCGATCGGCGCAACGGGCGGCATCGCCGTCGACGAGGGAATGCGCACCTCGGACCCCGAAATCTACGCAATCGGCGACGCGATCGAGGTCGTGAACCCCGTGACGGGCCTTCCCGGTTACGTCCCGCTCGCCGGTCCCGCGAACCGGCAGGGCCGTATCGCCGCCGACCGCATCTTCGGACGCGACTCGAAGTACCGCGGCACCCTGGGCACCTCCATATGCAAGGTGTTCGACCTGGCCGCTGGTGGTACGGGAGCGTCCGAAAAACTGCTCAGGAAAGCCGGCCGTGATTTCAGGAAAATATACATTCATGCGGGAAACCACGCGAGCTATTATCCCGGGGCCTTCCCGGTGGCCCTCAAGCTCATGTTCGATCCCGCGACGGGAACGATCCTCGGGGCGCAGGCGGTCGGGACGGAGGGCGTCGACAAGCGTATCGACGTCCTTGCCACGGCCATGAGCGCGGGCCTCACGGTGTACGACCTGGAGCACCTTGAACTGTCGTACGCGCCGCCCTTCGGCTCCGCGAAGGACCCCGTGAACATGGCGGGTTTTACCGCGGCCAATTTGCTCCGTGGCGACCACCGCGCGATCCAGCCGGAAGATCTCCACGACCTTGACCCGGCGCGCGACGTGCTTCTCGACGTGCGCACCGTCGATGAATTCAAGGCGGATAATATCGACGGGTCGATAAACATACCGGTGAACGAACTGCGCGCCCGGATGGGCGAGCTCCCGCGCGGCGGCAGGATTATCGCCTACTGCGCCGTGGGGCTGCGGGGCTATGTCGCCCAACGGATGCTCTCACTTTCGGGCTTCGACGCGGTCAACCTGTCCGGCGGCTTCAAGACCTGGCTCATGGCGAACGGGCAGCTCTCCGGCGCCGCCGGGAAACCGGTTCCCGAGACCTTCCGTCCGTCGGAATGA
- a CDS encoding dinitrogenase iron-molybdenum cofactor biosynthesis protein yields MKIALPTHENMVDGHFGHCEYFTVFTVGEDRSIVSRENITPPPGCGCKSDIVHTLADMGVTLMLAGNMGQGAVNKLGSRGIRVLRGCAGDVQTVTEQWIAGSLTDSGVSCAEHGHGHECHEG; encoded by the coding sequence ATGAAAATAGCATTGCCAACTCACGAAAACATGGTGGACGGGCATTTCGGCCACTGCGAGTATTTTACGGTCTTCACGGTGGGCGAGGACCGGAGCATCGTGTCCCGGGAAAATATCACGCCGCCCCCCGGCTGTGGGTGCAAGTCGGACATCGTGCACACGCTTGCCGATATGGGGGTGACCCTGATGCTCGCCGGCAACATGGGACAGGGCGCTGTGAATAAGCTGGGGAGCCGGGGGATCAGGGTGCTGCGCGGGTGCGCGGGCGACGTGCAAACGGTCACCGAGCAATGGATCGCGGGATCGCTCACGGATTCCGGCGTGTCCTGCGCGGAGCACGGCCACGGGCACGAGTGCCACGAGGGGTAG
- a CDS encoding DUF134 domain-containing protein yields the protein MPRPKCCRTIGCVPNANYFSPGGVSPAALEEIVLTLDEFEAVRLACHEALYQEEAAARMGVSRQTFGRIMESAQRKIADVLVNGKALRIGGGDVVVGEPGRPSCPRCSGGRTGGAHGAGCPRCAKLNRNKT from the coding sequence ATGCCGAGGCCAAAATGCTGCAGAACCATAGGCTGCGTGCCGAACGCGAATTATTTCAGCCCCGGGGGCGTTTCGCCCGCCGCCCTCGAGGAGATCGTGCTCACCCTTGACGAGTTTGAGGCGGTGCGCCTGGCCTGCCACGAGGCCCTCTACCAGGAGGAGGCCGCGGCCCGTATGGGCGTGTCGCGCCAGACGTTTGGAAGGATCATGGAATCGGCCCAGCGAAAGATCGCGGACGTGCTGGTGAACGGCAAGGCGCTTCGCATCGGGGGCGGGGACGTCGTCGTCGGGGAGCCCGGCCGCCCCTCGTGCCCCCGGTGCAGCGGGGGACGGACGGGCGGCGCACACGGGGCGGGATGTCCCCGTTGCGCGAAATTGAACAGGAACAAAACTTGA
- a CDS encoding class I SAM-dependent methyltransferase: protein GDIVADIGAGTGYFTIPAAGIVGPRGRVYALDISPEMLKSVRAAADAAGLACVETALSTEYDPGLGESVANFALLSTVVHEVDNHVRLLRAAYRLLEPGGTLLIIEWRNVPMEMGPPPHERIAPEDAARMAGKAGFVRVLAALLNEYFYTVRAIRPGRDTVDPGGRP from the coding sequence CCGGCGACATCGTCGCGGATATCGGTGCGGGGACCGGCTACTTCACCATTCCCGCGGCCGGGATCGTCGGCCCGCGCGGGCGCGTGTACGCCCTGGACATATCCCCCGAGATGCTGAAATCCGTCCGCGCCGCCGCCGATGCGGCGGGCCTCGCGTGCGTCGAGACGGCGCTCTCCACCGAGTACGATCCGGGGCTCGGGGAGTCCGTCGCGAATTTCGCGCTCCTATCGACCGTGGTGCACGAGGTGGACAATCACGTCCGCCTGCTGCGCGCCGCGTACCGGCTCCTGGAGCCCGGGGGCACGCTGCTCATCATCGAGTGGAGAAATGTCCCCATGGAGATGGGCCCGCCGCCGCACGAGCGTATAGCGCCGGAGGACGCCGCGCGCATGGCGGGGAAAGCCGGCTTCGTCCGCGTGCTCGCCGCGCTTCTCAACGAGTACTTCTACACGGTGCGGGCGATACGGCCGGGACGCGACACGGTCGATCCCGGGGGGCGTCCCTGA